Proteins from a genomic interval of Nocardia sp. BMG51109:
- a CDS encoding PepSY domain-containing protein, which produces MSIADTPTTDPTQPPPESSDSPSSTEPGSVPRRSLHALAMRLHFYAGLFVAPFILIAAVTGALYAISPTLESVVDRDLLHVDSAGPARPLSEQIAVAVAQRPNLALNAVAPAQQPGDTTRVLFTDPALGESERRAVFVDPASARPVGTSVVYGSGGALPTRTWIDLLHRNLHLGETGRLYSELAASWMWVIALAGLVVWMRRARRRGLVRLAWPDRSGSGRRRTMNWHAAVGVWVLLPLLFLSATGMTWSTYAGDHIEKLRAELSWSKPTVGDELPGAAGTAGGEHAEHGGGHHPTMPAPKDAAAQVDRVHATAREHGLDGPLEITIPSGNGTAYVAQERRVPGVYTQDSIAVDGATGTVTDELRFAEWPLMAQLANWGIQLHMGLLFGLANQLLLLATMLALITVIVRGYLMWWRRRPTVVGGFALGRGPRRGVLRRTPLYLTTPLIAVAAVLGWFAPLMGISLVAFLAIDVIVGSVQRRRTAP; this is translated from the coding sequence TTGAGTATCGCCGACACCCCGACCACCGATCCCACGCAACCACCACCGGAGTCATCCGATAGCCCGTCCTCTACCGAACCCGGCTCCGTACCACGCCGCTCGCTGCACGCGCTGGCCATGCGGCTGCACTTCTACGCCGGCCTCTTCGTCGCTCCGTTCATCCTGATCGCCGCGGTCACCGGCGCGCTGTACGCGATCTCCCCCACGCTGGAGTCGGTCGTGGATCGCGATCTGCTGCACGTGGATTCGGCCGGGCCGGCGCGGCCGCTGTCGGAACAGATCGCGGTAGCCGTCGCGCAGCGGCCGAACCTGGCATTGAACGCGGTCGCGCCCGCACAGCAGCCGGGCGACACGACCCGGGTGCTCTTCACCGACCCGGCCCTGGGCGAATCGGAGCGGCGGGCGGTGTTCGTCGATCCGGCGTCCGCGCGGCCGGTCGGAACGAGTGTCGTCTACGGCAGCGGCGGGGCGCTGCCCACCCGGACGTGGATCGACCTGCTGCACAGGAATCTTCACCTGGGCGAGACCGGGCGGCTCTACAGCGAGCTGGCCGCCTCCTGGATGTGGGTCATCGCGCTGGCCGGGCTGGTCGTGTGGATGCGCCGGGCGCGGCGGCGCGGCCTCGTACGGCTCGCATGGCCCGACCGCTCCGGTTCCGGCCGCCGACGGACGATGAACTGGCATGCGGCCGTGGGCGTGTGGGTCTTGCTGCCGCTGCTTTTCCTGTCCGCGACCGGTATGACGTGGTCCACCTACGCCGGTGATCACATCGAGAAGCTGCGCGCGGAACTGAGCTGGTCGAAACCTACTGTCGGCGACGAACTTCCGGGCGCCGCCGGCACCGCGGGCGGCGAGCACGCCGAGCACGGCGGTGGCCACCATCCGACCATGCCCGCGCCGAAAGATGCGGCAGCACAGGTGGACAGGGTGCACGCGACCGCGCGCGAACACGGGCTGGACGGCCCGCTCGAGATCACCATCCCGTCCGGGAACGGCACCGCCTACGTGGCACAGGAACGCCGGGTGCCCGGGGTATATACCCAGGATTCGATCGCCGTCGACGGCGCCACCGGCACCGTCACCGACGAACTGCGGTTCGCCGAGTGGCCCCTGATGGCCCAGCTCGCCAACTGGGGCATCCAGCTGCACATGGGCTTGCTGTTCGGGCTCGCCAACCAATTGCTGCTGCTGGCAACGATGCTCGCGCTGATCACCGTGATCGTCCGCGGATACCTGATGTGGTGGCGGCGGCGACCCACGGTGGTCGGCGGGTTCGCCCTCGGCCGCGGCCCCCGCCGCGGAGTCCTGCGGCGCACGCCCCTGTACCTCACCACACCCCTGATCGCGGTCGCCGCCGTACTCGGCTGGTTCGCACCACTGATGGGCATCAGCCTCGTCGCCTTCCTGGCCATCGATGTCATCGTGGGCTCGGTCCAGCGCAGGCGCACCGCACCGTGA
- a CDS encoding methyltransferase translates to MGARMATEAPVIARAYPWGALGHVVDVGGGNASLLIALLHAHDALRGTALDLPGPIARAEHALAATDLGDHAGSFFDPLPAGAGGYVLSGVLHDWPDEDALRILRRCADAVPPTGKVLVVGNPHRIRPAPPRRPSCRDR, encoded by the coding sequence ATGGGCGCCCGGATGGCGACCGAGGCACCCGTGATCGCCCGCGCCTATCCCTGGGGCGCCCTCGGCCACGTGGTCGATGTGGGCGGCGGCAACGCGAGCCTGCTGATAGCCCTTCTGCACGCTCACGACGCGCTGCGCGGGACGGCGCTCGACCTGCCCGGACCGATCGCGCGAGCCGAACACGCCCTCGCCGCAACCGATCTCGGCGACCACGCCGGCAGCTTCTTCGATCCGCTGCCCGCCGGGGCGGGTGGCTACGTGCTCTCGGGCGTTCTGCACGACTGGCCCGACGAGGACGCCCTCCGCATCCTGCGACGGTGCGCCGACGCGGTCCCACCGACGGGAAAGGTCCTCGTCGTAGGCAATCCACACCGGATACGCCCGGCGCCACCACGCCGACCATCGTGCCGGGACCGGTAA
- a CDS encoding YafY family protein translates to MPESRLLSLLTLLQVRPQWSGAELVDRLEVTPRTLRRDIERLRGLGYPVDSVPGRGGGYRLGRGGRLPPLVLDDEEAVAVAVGLRTAAGGSVQGIREASVRALTKLDQVLPLRLRHQVAALRDATTPLDAAADMVDAGDLVVLARACADTEMLRFDYVDGRGRTSHRRVEPHRLVPTGRRWYLVARDIDRADWRSFRLDRLTDPRPTGDTFVPRNPPDAATFVSSAVGSAPYAHRARVIVHAPAHVVRAKVPPTVATITELAGDRTELVTGSDSLEAIAIHLAMLGDDFDILDPPELVAVLGKLADRLHRGSMAHRSVSSDETRCASGESAL, encoded by the coding sequence ATGCCCGAGTCGCGATTGCTGAGCCTGCTGACGTTGTTGCAGGTCAGGCCGCAATGGTCCGGCGCCGAACTGGTCGATCGGCTGGAGGTCACGCCCCGCACCCTGCGCCGCGATATCGAGCGGCTGCGCGGGCTGGGCTATCCGGTCGACAGCGTGCCCGGCCGCGGTGGCGGGTATCGGCTCGGCCGGGGCGGGCGGCTGCCGCCGCTGGTGCTCGACGACGAGGAAGCGGTCGCCGTGGCGGTCGGCCTGCGCACGGCGGCCGGTGGATCCGTCCAGGGCATCCGCGAGGCGTCGGTGCGGGCGCTGACCAAGCTCGACCAGGTGCTGCCGTTGCGGCTGCGTCACCAGGTCGCCGCGCTGCGCGACGCGACAACACCCCTGGACGCGGCGGCCGACATGGTCGACGCCGGCGATCTGGTCGTGCTGGCGCGGGCGTGCGCCGACACCGAGATGCTGCGTTTCGACTACGTCGACGGCCGCGGCCGGACCAGCCACCGCCGCGTCGAACCCCACCGGCTCGTCCCGACCGGACGCCGCTGGTATCTCGTCGCGCGCGACATCGACCGCGCCGACTGGCGATCCTTCCGGCTCGACCGCCTCACCGACCCCCGGCCGACCGGCGACACCTTCGTGCCCCGAAACCCGCCCGACGCAGCGACTTTCGTTTCGTCCGCGGTGGGCTCCGCGCCGTATGCCCATCGCGCTCGCGTCATCGTGCACGCCCCGGCGCACGTGGTCCGCGCCAAGGTGCCACCCACGGTCGCCACGATCACCGAACTCGCCGGGGATCGCACCGAACTCGTCACGGGCTCGGACTCGTTGGAGGCCATAGCCATCCACCTGGCCATGCTCGGCGACGACTTCGACATCCTCGATCCCCCCGAACTCGTCGCCGTCCTGGGGAAGCTCGCCGACCGACTCCATCGCGGGAGCATGGCCCACCGGTCCGTCTCGAGCGACGAAACGCGGTGTGCGTCGGGTGAATCGGCCCTGTGA
- a CDS encoding DinB family protein — translation MSLQWNDQLIAQLDWHWQHQLRERLSGLTDDEYFWEPAGNSWSLRPRGTSTAPIQGGSGPYTIEFAMPEPSPVPVTTIAWRLAHIIVGVFGARNASHFGGPPIDYYSFEYATTAEEALAQLDTQYAAWVEGVRGLGEEGLTKPCGPAEGPYADWPMAGLVLHVNREVIHHGAEIALLRDLYVNRPSEPPSATAHP, via the coding sequence ATGAGTCTCCAGTGGAACGACCAACTGATCGCCCAGCTCGACTGGCACTGGCAACACCAGCTGCGCGAACGCCTGTCCGGGCTGACCGACGACGAATACTTCTGGGAGCCCGCGGGCAACAGCTGGAGCCTGCGGCCCCGCGGCACGAGCACGGCGCCCATTCAAGGCGGATCCGGTCCCTACACAATTGAATTCGCCATGCCCGAGCCGTCGCCCGTGCCGGTCACCACGATCGCCTGGCGGCTGGCGCACATCATCGTCGGAGTGTTCGGCGCACGGAACGCCTCGCACTTCGGCGGCCCGCCCATCGACTACTACTCGTTCGAATACGCCACCACCGCCGAAGAGGCACTCGCCCAACTCGATACGCAGTACGCGGCATGGGTCGAGGGAGTGCGCGGCCTCGGCGAGGAAGGGCTGACCAAGCCGTGCGGCCCGGCCGAAGGGCCCTACGCGGACTGGCCGATGGCCGGGCTCGTGCTGCACGTCAACCGCGAGGTGATCCACCACGGCGCCGAGATCGCGCTGCTGCGCGACCTGTACGTCAACCGCCCGAGCGAACCCCCATCGGCGACCGCTCACCCGTGA
- a CDS encoding DMT family transporter encodes MGIQIGEVSGRRATAIGLSVLFVVCWSSGFIGAKLGGAGAPIATVLMWRFVPLVFVLVPAALWFGGAVHRRALGWTAVVGLLSQTGYLTTVYWAIALGVNTGTTALIDGIQPLVAAALVGPLLGVVVTARQWVGLVLGVAGVALVTLSDAVHAAGVPWWAYPIPLIGMLALVGATVLQRRIAAPPPMVTGLAVQCCTSAVVFTAAALLTGAAVPPAESGFWLSTLWLIVFSTLGGYGLYWYLVAKQGVTRVNSLMFLMAPTTAVWGAVMFGESITMVTVVGLAVATAAVIVVSSAAERPRAPLTGERSPMGVRSGG; translated from the coding sequence ATGGGTATACAGATCGGTGAAGTCAGCGGGCGGCGCGCGACGGCGATCGGGTTGTCGGTGCTGTTCGTGGTGTGCTGGAGTTCCGGATTCATCGGGGCCAAGCTCGGTGGCGCGGGTGCTCCGATCGCGACGGTGCTGATGTGGCGGTTCGTGCCGTTGGTGTTCGTGCTCGTGCCGGCGGCGCTGTGGTTCGGGGGAGCCGTCCACCGCCGTGCGCTCGGATGGACCGCGGTCGTCGGGTTGCTGTCGCAGACCGGCTATCTCACGACGGTGTACTGGGCCATCGCGCTCGGGGTGAATACGGGAACGACCGCGCTGATCGACGGTATTCAGCCGCTCGTCGCGGCGGCGCTCGTCGGGCCGCTGCTGGGAGTGGTGGTGACGGCGCGACAGTGGGTCGGCCTGGTGCTGGGGGTGGCCGGTGTAGCGCTCGTGACGCTGTCCGATGCCGTCCATGCCGCCGGCGTGCCGTGGTGGGCGTATCCGATTCCGCTGATCGGCATGCTGGCGCTGGTCGGCGCCACCGTGCTGCAGCGGCGGATCGCCGCGCCGCCGCCGATGGTGACCGGTCTGGCCGTCCAATGCTGCACCAGCGCAGTGGTTTTCACCGCCGCCGCGCTGCTCACCGGGGCGGCCGTCCCGCCGGCCGAGTCCGGGTTCTGGCTGTCGACGCTGTGGCTGATCGTGTTCTCGACCCTGGGCGGTTACGGGCTGTACTGGTATCTGGTCGCGAAACAGGGTGTCACGCGGGTCAATTCGCTGATGTTCCTGATGGCGCCGACGACCGCGGTGTGGGGTGCGGTGATGTTCGGGGAATCCATCACGATGGTGACGGTGGTGGGGCTCGCCGTCGCCACCGCCGCGGTGATCGTCGTGAGCTCCGCGGCGGAGCGTCCGCGGGCGCCGCTCACGGGTGAGCGGTCGCCGATGGGGGTTCGCTCGGGCGGTTGA
- a CDS encoding TetR/AcrR family transcriptional regulator — MDTTTPIDWTPRARQILETASRLFYDDGITAVGVDRIAAESGVTKRTLYDRFGSKERLAAEYLRARDQEWRERLRQRLSELPDDPRARLGAVFDVSADWMRERGAKGCSMIRAHGELPPEHPGHAVTVAQKQWMRELFRSLTEQAGARDAEAVADAVTLLHEGALVCHGMHVMPDPIAFARDTALAMLG, encoded by the coding sequence GTGGACACGACTACGCCGATCGACTGGACGCCCCGAGCGCGGCAGATCCTGGAGACCGCGTCACGCCTGTTCTACGACGACGGCATCACCGCGGTCGGCGTGGATCGGATCGCGGCCGAATCGGGCGTCACCAAACGCACGCTCTACGACCGGTTCGGCTCGAAGGAACGGCTGGCGGCGGAGTACCTCCGCGCCCGCGACCAGGAATGGCGAGAACGGCTGCGGCAGCGGCTGTCCGAGCTGCCGGACGATCCCCGGGCGAGGCTCGGCGCGGTGTTCGACGTCTCCGCCGACTGGATGCGCGAGCGCGGCGCGAAGGGGTGCAGCATGATCCGGGCGCACGGGGAACTACCACCCGAGCACCCCGGTCACGCGGTCACCGTGGCGCAGAAACAGTGGATGCGCGAGCTGTTCCGTTCGCTGACCGAGCAGGCCGGCGCCCGGGACGCCGAGGCCGTGGCCGACGCCGTCACCCTGCTGCACGAGGGTGCCCTGGTCTGCCACGGCATGCACGTCATGCCCGACCCGATCGCGTTCGCGCGGGACACCGCGCTGGCGATGCTGGGCTGA
- a CDS encoding sodium:solute symporter family protein, with protein MPPAADPPGVINTVLAGGNPHAILADGGQLRLDAAPVDYVLVALYFVFVLGIGLLARQRVSSSIDFFLSGRSLPAWVTGLAFISANLGAVEIMGMSANGAQYGMPTMHYFWIGAVPAMLFLGVVMMPFYYGSKVRSVPEFMRRRFGTGAHLVNALSFAIAQVLIAGVNLYLLGSILNVLLGWPLWVSIIVAAVIVLSYITLGGLSAAIYNEVLQFFVIVAALLPLTLVGLHRIGGVDGLKDKVLGQPNGAEQWHSWPGNELSGFGNNFLSVLGIVFGLGFVLSFGYWTTNFVEVQRALATHSISAARRTPIIGAFPKMFIPFIVVIPGMIAGVLVPQIADLKAGGDSDATYNQALLYLMKAVLPNGLLGVALAGLLAAFMAGMAANISAFNTVFSYDLWQQYVKKDKPDQYYLGVGRLATIGATVVAIGTAFIAGNFSNMMDYLQTLFSFFNAPLFATFILGMFWKKMTPTAGWVGLVFGTLSAVVIFILHQSDVFHLSGQGSSFLAAGVAFVVDIVLSVIVTQVTTPKPAAELVGLVYSETPKDQLTDPEAASLPWYQRPVLLAGIALVLVIVLNVIVR; from the coding sequence ATGCCGCCCGCTGCTGACCCGCCAGGCGTAATCAATACGGTGCTGGCAGGGGGTAACCCGCACGCGATCCTCGCCGACGGCGGCCAGCTCCGCCTCGACGCCGCACCCGTCGACTACGTTCTGGTCGCTCTCTATTTCGTTTTCGTCCTCGGCATCGGTCTGCTGGCCCGGCAGCGGGTGTCGTCGAGTATCGACTTCTTCCTGTCCGGTCGCTCGCTGCCCGCGTGGGTCACCGGCCTGGCGTTCATCTCCGCCAATCTGGGCGCGGTGGAGATCATGGGCATGTCGGCCAACGGCGCCCAGTACGGCATGCCGACCATGCATTACTTCTGGATCGGCGCGGTGCCGGCCATGCTGTTCCTCGGCGTGGTGATGATGCCGTTCTACTACGGCTCCAAGGTGCGCAGCGTGCCGGAGTTCATGCGCCGGCGTTTCGGTACCGGCGCCCACCTGGTGAATGCGCTCAGCTTCGCGATCGCGCAGGTGCTCATCGCCGGGGTGAACCTGTATCTGCTGGGGTCGATCCTGAACGTGCTGCTGGGCTGGCCGCTGTGGGTCTCCATCATCGTGGCCGCCGTGATCGTGCTGTCCTACATCACCCTCGGTGGCCTGTCGGCCGCGATCTACAACGAGGTGCTGCAGTTCTTCGTCATCGTCGCCGCGCTGCTGCCGCTGACCCTGGTCGGCCTGCACCGCATCGGCGGAGTGGACGGATTGAAGGACAAGGTGCTGGGTCAGCCCAACGGGGCCGAGCAGTGGCACTCCTGGCCCGGTAACGAGCTGAGCGGATTCGGCAACAACTTCCTGTCCGTGCTCGGCATCGTGTTCGGCCTGGGTTTCGTGCTGTCGTTCGGTTACTGGACGACCAACTTCGTCGAGGTGCAGCGCGCGCTGGCGACGCATTCGATCTCCGCGGCGCGGCGCACCCCGATCATCGGCGCCTTCCCGAAGATGTTCATCCCGTTCATCGTCGTGATCCCCGGCATGATCGCCGGCGTCCTGGTCCCGCAGATCGCCGATCTCAAGGCTGGCGGGGACAGCGACGCCACCTACAACCAGGCGCTGCTGTATCTGATGAAGGCGGTGCTGCCGAACGGGCTGCTCGGCGTCGCGCTCGCGGGCCTGCTGGCCGCGTTCATGGCCGGTATGGCGGCGAACATCTCGGCGTTCAACACGGTCTTCAGCTACGACCTGTGGCAGCAGTACGTGAAGAAGGACAAGCCCGACCAGTACTACCTGGGCGTCGGTCGGCTGGCCACGATCGGCGCGACCGTGGTCGCGATCGGCACCGCGTTCATCGCCGGCAACTTCTCGAACATGATGGACTACCTGCAGACGTTGTTCAGCTTCTTCAACGCGCCGCTGTTCGCGACGTTCATCCTCGGCATGTTCTGGAAGAAGATGACACCCACGGCCGGTTGGGTCGGCCTGGTGTTCGGCACGCTGTCCGCGGTGGTGATCTTCATCCTGCATCAGTCCGACGTATTCCACCTGTCCGGTCAGGGGTCGAGCTTCCTCGCCGCCGGTGTGGCGTTCGTGGTCGATATCGTGCTCAGCGTCATCGTCACTCAGGTGACGACGCCGAAGCCCGCCGCCGAACTGGTGGGACTGGTGTACTCGGAGACACCGAAGGATCAGCTGACCGATCCGGAGGCCGCCTCGCTGCCCTGGTACCAGCGCCCGGTGCTGCTCGCCGGTATCGCGCTGGTGCTGGTGATCGTGCTGAACGTAATCGTCCGATAA
- a CDS encoding DUF6319 family protein, which yields MSSRRAKPQPLSDTEIRQIAAGIEEGRPPMVWFTAAAVGVPEGRSGKVVALGDPSEGDFLQVRPTGSKDVLPFSPTEVTLAKPPKKASPAKAAPKKTAPPESEPPKSEAAPTGTTATKTSATKTSATRTSATRKDTAVSMPSTMSPSPTPPGPASVQHPAAGEAESKPAGPKPAAKQSPSPRPAREKGPAATRKSKTPEVTVTLSGTADGEWTVDVVHGKKRTTRGLSVPGATVAQAAKILHPEVAEVVDAVLESVRSSQRVKVEQLQAELEQARRVLDELSG from the coding sequence ATGTCGTCCCGACGAGCCAAGCCGCAACCATTGTCCGACACCGAGATCCGGCAGATCGCCGCCGGCATCGAGGAGGGCCGGCCGCCAATGGTGTGGTTCACCGCCGCCGCCGTGGGCGTGCCGGAGGGCCGGTCGGGCAAGGTGGTCGCGCTCGGTGATCCGTCCGAGGGCGATTTCCTGCAGGTGCGGCCCACCGGGTCGAAGGACGTGCTGCCGTTCTCGCCGACCGAGGTGACATTGGCGAAACCACCGAAGAAGGCGAGCCCCGCCAAGGCGGCACCGAAGAAGACGGCTCCGCCCGAGAGCGAGCCACCGAAAAGCGAGGCAGCTCCAACCGGGACAACCGCAACGAAGACATCTGCGACGAAGACATCTGCAACCAGGACATCGGCAACCAGAAAGGACACCGCAGTGAGCATGCCGTCGACCATGAGCCCGTCGCCGACGCCACCGGGCCCCGCATCGGTGCAGCACCCTGCCGCCGGGGAGGCCGAGTCGAAGCCCGCCGGCCCGAAGCCCGCGGCCAAGCAGAGCCCGAGCCCGCGGCCGGCGCGCGAGAAGGGCCCCGCCGCCACCCGCAAGTCCAAGACCCCGGAGGTGACGGTGACGCTGTCCGGCACCGCCGACGGCGAGTGGACCGTAGACGTGGTGCACGGGAAGAAGCGCACCACCCGCGGCCTGTCCGTGCCCGGTGCCACGGTGGCCCAGGCCGCGAAGATCCTGCACCCGGAGGTCGCCGAGGTGGTGGATGCGGTGCTCGAATCGGTGCGGAGTTCGCAGCGCGTCAAGGTCGAACAGCTGCAGGCGGAGCTGGAACAGGCGCGTCGGGTGCTCGACGAGTTGTCGGGCTGA
- a CDS encoding maleylpyruvate isomerase N-terminal domain-containing protein yields MSSLHLLALGDERQAVVEFAARLSDADLAAESAAPGWSVGDVLIHMTATARALVTPRVVALALTRDIERANAQWVDERRSHTTKHIPGDFETWSRRCGGGLSVATAPGLGRLRLRLGELGWYPMELVPAMLVADWHTHLRHDIAPALDRPVPATDPRRMTTVLTWLIALLERSHREALGWLDAPVALTLTGPGGGTWRIEPRRGRIRVRPGRATAAAAHIAALAPEFPQWGTRRLAWRDCAVAVTGDTELGARVLDSIDLA; encoded by the coding sequence GTGAGTTCACTGCACCTGCTCGCGCTGGGCGACGAAAGACAGGCCGTCGTCGAGTTCGCCGCGCGGCTGAGCGACGCCGATCTCGCCGCCGAGAGCGCGGCACCGGGCTGGTCGGTGGGCGATGTGCTGATCCATATGACCGCGACGGCCCGGGCGCTCGTGACGCCCAGGGTTGTCGCTCTCGCGCTGACCCGCGACATCGAGCGGGCGAATGCGCAATGGGTGGACGAAAGACGTTCGCACACAACCAAACACATCCCCGGTGATTTCGAGACCTGGAGCCGGCGCTGCGGCGGCGGGCTGAGCGTGGCGACCGCCCCCGGACTCGGCCGGCTCCGGCTGCGCCTCGGCGAATTGGGCTGGTACCCGATGGAACTCGTCCCCGCCATGCTGGTGGCCGACTGGCATACCCACCTGCGCCACGACATCGCTCCCGCCCTGGACCGCCCGGTACCCGCCACCGATCCCCGGCGCATGACGACGGTGCTGACCTGGCTCATCGCCCTGCTGGAGCGTTCCCATCGCGAGGCCCTGGGCTGGCTCGACGCACCGGTGGCGCTCACCCTGACCGGCCCCGGCGGCGGCACCTGGCGCATCGAACCCCGCCGCGGCCGGATCCGGGTGCGCCCCGGCCGGGCGACCGCCGCCGCGGCCCACATCGCCGCGCTGGCGCCGGAGTTCCCGCAGTGGGGCACCCGGCGGCTGGCCTGGCGGGACTGCGCGGTGGCCGTGACCGGCGACACCGAACTCGGTGCGCGCGTACTGGATTCGATCGATCTGGCGTGA
- a CDS encoding low specificity L-threonine aldolase, with the protein MTDAIRRHDTTARGFASDNWSGIHPEVLAALAVANGGHQSSYGSDEYTVALQQIFARHFGDGVAGYPVCTGTGANVVALQALLPRWGAVITAESAHVNSDECGAAEKVAGIKIYPVDAPDGKLTPELVDRQTWGRGHEHRAQPLAVSITQTTELGTCYSIDEIRALCEHAHDRDMLVHVDGARLCNAAATLDAPLRAFTTDVGVDIVSFGGTKNGLMLGEAVVVLAPQRIHDIEYLRMLTTQLSSKMRYLSVQFEALLGGDLWLRNAVHANAMATRLAEAAGAVEGVRIARPVQSNAVFAVLPAEVTARLRRRFPFHVWDEDTGEVRWMCAFDTTAEDVDAFAAAVAEEMSVRA; encoded by the coding sequence ATGACCGACGCCATTCGCCGACACGATACGACCGCCCGCGGCTTCGCCAGCGACAACTGGTCCGGGATCCATCCGGAGGTGCTGGCGGCGCTGGCCGTGGCCAACGGCGGCCACCAGAGTTCGTACGGCTCCGACGAATACACCGTCGCGCTGCAACAGATTTTCGCCCGGCACTTCGGCGACGGGGTGGCCGGGTACCCGGTCTGCACCGGAACCGGCGCCAATGTCGTGGCGCTGCAAGCCCTTCTGCCGCGCTGGGGTGCGGTGATCACCGCCGAGTCGGCGCACGTCAACTCCGACGAATGCGGCGCCGCGGAGAAGGTGGCCGGAATCAAGATCTATCCGGTGGACGCCCCCGACGGCAAGCTCACCCCGGAACTCGTCGACCGCCAGACCTGGGGACGGGGCCACGAGCATCGCGCCCAGCCGCTGGCCGTCTCGATCACCCAGACCACCGAGCTGGGCACCTGCTATTCGATCGACGAGATCCGCGCGCTCTGCGAGCACGCCCACGACCGGGACATGCTGGTGCACGTCGACGGCGCCCGGCTGTGCAATGCGGCGGCCACGCTCGATGCCCCGCTGCGCGCGTTCACCACCGACGTGGGCGTGGACATCGTGTCGTTCGGCGGCACCAAGAACGGCCTGATGCTCGGGGAGGCCGTCGTGGTGCTCGCCCCGCAGCGCATCCACGACATCGAATACCTGCGCATGCTGACCACCCAGCTGTCCTCCAAGATGCGTTATCTCTCGGTCCAGTTCGAGGCCCTGCTGGGCGGCGACCTCTGGTTGCGAAATGCCGTGCACGCCAATGCCATGGCCACTCGGCTGGCCGAGGCGGCGGGTGCCGTCGAGGGCGTGCGGATCGCCCGCCCGGTGCAGTCGAATGCCGTATTCGCCGTGCTCCCAGCGGAAGTCACCGCCCGGCTGCGGCGGCGGTTCCCGTTTCACGTCTGGGACGAGGACACCGGCGAGGTCCGCTGGATGTGCGCCTTCGACACCACCGCCGAGGACGTCGACGCCTTCGCCGCGGCCGTCGCCGAGGAGATGAGCGTCCGGGCGTGA
- the trpB gene encoding tryptophan synthase subunit beta produces the protein MVVDQGVAQEAGGHTVLPDDRGRFGRFGGRYVPEGLMAALTELDRAYRVARADPRFTGELGELLRDRVGRPTLLHAVPRFAESLGVQGVRVHLKREDMAHTGAHKINNALGQALLARRMGKTRVVAETGAGQHGVAVATVCAMLGLSCVVYMGAHDIRRQNSNVVRMQLLGAQVRAVRTGRQRLKDAVTESVRDWVTNVDSTHYLFGTAAGPAPYPRIVRDFQTTIGLEARAQILGSEGRLPDYVLACVGGGSNAIGLFRPFLDDPGVRLIGVEAAGYGVDTGRHAATLGAGSPGEMDGSFSYLLQDEDGQIARTHSIAAGLDYPGVGPELSHLKDSGRVICRAATDAAALRGMRALTRSEGIIAALESAHAVGYLLESAERGELPDDSVVLVCLSGRGDKDLDIAAQRLGLSPPR, from the coding sequence ATGGTGGTGGATCAGGGTGTGGCGCAGGAGGCGGGAGGCCACACCGTTCTACCGGATGATCGGGGAAGATTCGGCAGATTCGGCGGGCGGTACGTGCCCGAGGGCCTGATGGCCGCGCTGACCGAACTGGACAGGGCCTATCGTGTCGCACGGGCGGATCCGCGATTCACCGGCGAACTCGGGGAGTTGCTGCGCGACCGCGTCGGCCGTCCGACGCTGTTGCACGCGGTGCCGCGCTTCGCGGAATCGCTGGGGGTGCAGGGGGTCCGGGTGCACCTCAAGCGCGAGGATATGGCGCACACCGGCGCGCACAAGATCAACAATGCCCTGGGCCAGGCGCTGCTGGCCCGGCGGATGGGCAAGACCCGGGTCGTCGCCGAGACCGGCGCGGGCCAGCACGGCGTGGCCGTGGCGACGGTATGCGCGATGCTCGGGCTGTCCTGCGTGGTCTATATGGGTGCGCACGACATCCGCAGGCAGAACTCGAATGTCGTGCGCATGCAGCTGCTGGGCGCGCAGGTGCGGGCGGTACGTACCGGACGGCAGCGGCTCAAGGACGCGGTCACCGAATCGGTCCGCGACTGGGTGACCAACGTCGACAGCACGCACTACCTGTTCGGGACGGCGGCCGGGCCCGCGCCCTACCCGCGGATCGTGCGCGACTTCCAGACGACGATCGGCCTCGAGGCCCGGGCGCAGATCCTGGGATCCGAAGGGCGGCTACCGGATTACGTGCTGGCCTGCGTGGGCGGCGGCAGCAACGCCATCGGCCTGTTCCGGCCGTTCCTCGACGATCCCGGGGTCCGGTTGATCGGTGTCGAGGCGGCCGGCTACGGGGTCGACACCGGCCGGCACGCGGCCACTCTCGGCGCCGGAAGCCCGGGGGAGATGGACGGATCGTTCAGCTACCTGCTGCAGGACGAGGACGGGCAGATCGCCCGGACGCACAGTATCGCGGCGGGCCTGGACTATCCGGGCGTCGGCCCCGAACTCAGTCACCTGAAGGACAGCGGCCGGGTGATCTGTCGCGCGGCGACCGACGCCGCCGCCCTGCGCGGGATGCGGGCGCTCACCCGCAGCGAGGGCATCATCGCCGCCCTCGAATCCGCCCACGCGGTCGGGTATCTGCTGGAGTCGGCCGAACGCGGTGAGCTGCCGGACGATTCGGTGGTGCTGGTATGCCTGTCGGGCCGCGGCGACAAGGATCTCGACATCGCCGCGCAGCGCCTCGGCCTGTCGCCGCCGCGCTAA